A window of Pelagicoccus enzymogenes contains these coding sequences:
- a CDS encoding DEAD/DEAH box helicase: MYKLRSYQQQAVDSTLNHFRRKRTPAVIVLPTGAGKSLVIAELAKIAQGRVLVLAHVKELVEQNHLKYESYGLQAGIYAAGLNQKDSTQKVIFGSIQSVANAEPDFFKDFTLLVIDECHRVGLEPDSQYAQVIKQLKLNNSRICILGLTATPYRLGLGWIYNIALRGEVKTTEMRFFKHCIYELPLEYMIRNRYLTPPVKVDIPVTSYDFSELTENGQSYTMAQLEEVLQQQRRLTPLIIKNIVDITESYHRQGVMIFSSTVKHAREILESLPQGQARLVIGETEDSDRDQIVEAFKRREFKYLVNVSVLTTGFDAAHVDVIAILRPTESISLYQQIIGRGLRLDTNKKDCLVLDYTGMGHSIFSPEIGEKKPAAESVPVQVPCPECGFINDFWGTVDADGNVIEHFGRKCRGGKQNPDTYEFIPCGFRFRFKLCEQCGAQNDISARECNRCGDLLIDPDTKLKQAKLSKDAHVLTPDSIEMLERQDKNGNAYLQVRYYDYDARYLSENHYLNNQTSLKKFNINFLRSHLKKPELKLDIRSVDEVLQMQPLLRMPAFVIGRKQGKFWKITEKIFSEELR; this comes from the coding sequence ATGTACAAGCTCCGGTCCTACCAGCAGCAAGCTGTTGACAGCACCCTCAACCACTTCCGAAGAAAACGCACCCCCGCGGTCATCGTTCTGCCCACGGGAGCAGGCAAGAGCCTCGTCATCGCCGAGCTGGCCAAGATCGCTCAAGGACGCGTCCTGGTGCTGGCCCACGTCAAGGAGCTGGTGGAGCAAAACCACTTGAAGTACGAGAGCTACGGCCTGCAAGCCGGCATCTACGCCGCGGGCCTCAACCAGAAGGACAGCACGCAAAAGGTCATCTTCGGCAGCATCCAATCCGTCGCCAATGCGGAGCCCGACTTCTTCAAGGACTTCACCTTGCTCGTCATCGACGAGTGCCACCGCGTCGGGCTCGAACCGGACAGCCAGTACGCCCAAGTCATCAAGCAGCTCAAGCTGAACAACAGCCGCATCTGCATCCTCGGCCTCACCGCTACGCCCTATCGCCTCGGTCTGGGCTGGATCTACAACATCGCCCTGCGCGGCGAAGTGAAGACAACCGAGATGCGCTTCTTCAAGCACTGCATCTACGAGCTCCCGCTGGAGTACATGATTCGCAACCGCTACCTGACACCTCCCGTCAAGGTCGACATCCCGGTCACCTCCTACGACTTCTCCGAGCTCACAGAAAACGGTCAAAGCTACACCATGGCCCAGCTGGAAGAGGTCCTGCAGCAACAGCGACGACTCACTCCGCTCATCATCAAAAACATCGTCGACATCACGGAAAGCTACCATCGCCAAGGCGTCATGATCTTCAGCTCCACCGTGAAGCATGCCCGCGAGATCTTGGAAAGCCTCCCGCAAGGACAAGCCCGCCTCGTGATCGGGGAAACCGAAGACAGCGATCGCGACCAAATCGTAGAAGCCTTCAAGCGCCGCGAGTTCAAGTACCTCGTCAACGTCTCCGTTCTCACCACCGGCTTCGACGCCGCCCACGTCGACGTGATCGCCATCCTGCGCCCCACCGAATCCATCAGCCTCTACCAACAAATCATCGGCCGTGGTCTTCGTTTGGATACAAACAAGAAGGATTGCCTAGTGCTCGACTACACCGGCATGGGCCACAGCATCTTCAGTCCGGAGATCGGAGAAAAGAAGCCCGCCGCTGAATCCGTTCCCGTGCAAGTGCCCTGTCCCGAATGCGGATTCATCAACGACTTCTGGGGAACCGTCGACGCGGACGGCAACGTCATCGAGCACTTCGGACGCAAGTGCCGCGGCGGTAAGCAAAATCCGGATACCTACGAATTCATTCCCTGCGGCTTCCGTTTCCGCTTCAAGCTCTGCGAGCAATGCGGTGCCCAAAACGACATCTCCGCCCGCGAGTGCAACCGTTGCGGCGACCTGCTCATCGACCCCGACACCAAGCTCAAGCAAGCCAAGCTCTCCAAGGACGCCCACGTGCTCACCCCCGACTCCATCGAAATGCTGGAGCGCCAGGACAAAAACGGGAACGCCTACCTGCAAGTCCGCTACTACGACTACGACGCCCGCTACCTCTCCGAAAACCACTACCTCAACAATCAGACCAGCCTGAAGAAGTTTAATATCAACTTCCTCCGCTCGCATCTGAAGAAGCCCGAACTGAAACTTGATATAAGATCGGTCGACGAAGTCCTGCAGATGCAACCCCTGCTCCGCATGCCCGCCTTCGTCATCGGCCGCAAGCAAGGCAAGTTCTGGAAGATCACCGAAAAGATCTTCAGCGAAGAGCTGAGATAG
- the miaB gene encoding tRNA (N6-isopentenyl adenosine(37)-C2)-methylthiotransferase MiaB — protein MNRVYIKTYGCQMNERDSEQVASDLRNRGYSIVDTEHDADVVLLNTCSVRDQAEQKAIGKAGYLKKKKKENPNFVLGVMGCMAQNHGSTLVDRLPDLDLVVGTQKFHRVPDHLDNLIQSLNGQGPRPSSIVDLDEEEGSQNTIRDHIGKKGQVSAFVSIMQGCNMNCAFCIVPKTRGRERARPIEEIVDEVTRVAESGVKEVTLLGQIVTSYGRREFPVVGGKSPFVQLLEKIQDVKGIERIRFTSPHPRGFKQDLVEAYRDLSKLCEYVHLPLQAGCNKTLRAMNRPYTKERYREIVDSLRAVVPSMYFSTDIIVGFPGETEADFAETAAFFDDIAFDMAYIFKYSIRTGTPAEVMPDQIPQEEKERRNQVLLDLLHKSSLARNEGLVGKTEQVLIEGPAKKGDKFVGKTRGYRNAIFDANERLIGQLVDMKINRATASTVYGDLVLAGVDA, from the coding sequence ATGAATCGCGTATACATCAAGACCTACGGCTGCCAGATGAACGAGCGGGACAGCGAGCAAGTCGCTTCCGACCTCCGCAATCGCGGGTACAGCATCGTTGATACTGAACATGATGCAGATGTTGTGCTGCTCAACACTTGCAGCGTGCGCGACCAGGCGGAGCAGAAGGCTATTGGCAAGGCGGGCTACCTCAAGAAGAAGAAAAAGGAGAACCCGAACTTCGTCCTCGGCGTGATGGGCTGCATGGCCCAGAACCACGGTTCCACCCTCGTGGACCGATTGCCGGACCTCGATTTGGTGGTGGGAACCCAGAAGTTTCACCGCGTGCCGGACCATTTGGACAACTTGATCCAGAGCCTCAACGGCCAAGGTCCGCGTCCCAGCTCCATCGTCGATTTGGATGAGGAGGAAGGTTCGCAGAACACCATTCGCGACCACATCGGCAAGAAGGGTCAGGTCAGCGCCTTCGTTTCCATCATGCAGGGCTGCAACATGAACTGCGCCTTCTGCATCGTGCCGAAAACCCGCGGCCGCGAGCGGGCGCGTCCCATCGAGGAGATCGTGGACGAAGTCACCCGCGTGGCGGAGAGCGGCGTCAAGGAAGTGACCTTGCTCGGCCAGATCGTGACCAGCTACGGCCGCCGCGAATTTCCGGTGGTGGGCGGCAAGTCCCCCTTCGTGCAGCTCCTCGAGAAGATCCAAGACGTGAAGGGCATCGAGCGGATCCGTTTCACCTCGCCGCACCCGCGCGGCTTCAAGCAGGACCTCGTGGAGGCCTACCGCGACCTTTCCAAGCTGTGCGAGTACGTGCACCTGCCGCTGCAGGCTGGCTGCAACAAGACGCTGCGTGCGATGAACCGTCCCTACACCAAGGAGCGCTACCGCGAGATCGTGGATTCGCTGCGGGCGGTGGTGCCGAGCATGTATTTTTCCACCGATATCATCGTGGGCTTCCCGGGCGAAACGGAAGCGGACTTCGCGGAAACGGCCGCCTTCTTCGACGACATCGCCTTCGACATGGCCTACATCTTCAAGTACAGCATCCGTACTGGTACGCCCGCGGAAGTGATGCCCGACCAGATCCCGCAGGAGGAGAAGGAGCGTCGCAACCAGGTGCTGCTCGACTTGCTGCACAAGAGTTCCTTGGCCCGCAACGAAGGACTGGTGGGCAAGACCGAGCAAGTGCTCATCGAAGGTCCGGCCAAGAAGGGGGACAAGTTCGTGGGCAAGACGCGGGGCTACCGCAACGCGATCTTCGACGCCAACGAGCGCCTGATCGGCCAGCTGGTGGACATGAAGATCAACCGCGCCACCGCGAGTACGGTCTACGGCGACTTGGTGCTTGCCGGGGTCGACGCCTAA
- the gmk gene encoding guanylate kinase: protein MNAPQEDVSLLLVLAGPAGSGKTTLCERMVDELDNVERVVTCTTRQPREGEVDGVDYHFLDDGQFDRAIETGAFLEWAKVHTNRYGVLKKSIQDKLDHHIDIVMNVDVQGVANIKAAAEQDELLSKRLVTVFILPPDLEVVRERLRGRGKDDEAEIARRIETAKGEVKLWPEFDYVITTKTKDEDYGSLLNIWRAEKMRSLRLG from the coding sequence ATGAATGCACCTCAAGAAGACGTTTCCCTGTTGTTAGTGCTCGCTGGTCCGGCTGGCAGCGGCAAGACCACGCTTTGCGAACGCATGGTGGACGAGCTCGACAATGTGGAGCGGGTGGTGACTTGCACCACGCGCCAGCCGCGCGAGGGCGAGGTGGACGGGGTGGATTACCACTTTTTGGACGACGGCCAGTTTGACCGGGCGATCGAGACGGGAGCCTTTCTGGAGTGGGCCAAGGTTCACACCAATCGTTACGGAGTATTGAAGAAATCGATACAAGATAAGCTCGATCATCATATCGACATCGTGATGAACGTGGACGTGCAAGGCGTGGCCAATATCAAGGCGGCGGCGGAGCAGGACGAGCTCTTGTCCAAGCGTTTGGTGACGGTCTTCATCTTGCCGCCTGACTTGGAGGTGGTGCGCGAGCGCTTGCGCGGTCGCGGCAAGGACGACGAAGCGGAGATTGCGCGTCGCATCGAAACCGCTAAGGGCGAGGTGAAGCTTTGGCCGGAGTTCGACTATGTGATCACCACCAAGACGAAGGACGAGGACTATGGTTCCTTGCTCAACATCTGGCGGGCGGAGAAGATGCGCTCGCTGCGTTTGGGGTAG